The following coding sequences are from one Panicum hallii strain FIL2 chromosome 5, PHallii_v3.1, whole genome shotgun sequence window:
- the LOC112891644 gene encoding uncharacterized protein LOC112891644 translates to MAMILRFVNDEGKVMERFLGLNHIEKCTSVALKEALVCMISSHKLSISKLRGQSYDGASNMRREFKDNLSRALQRKDQDKVEAMHLINGVKERLQDTRDNGWEPLFKRVKSFCDKNEIKVPNMDEEVNARGTYARRRQKVAPSEEEE, encoded by the exons ATGGCTATGATTCTAAG GTTTGTGAATGATGAAGGAAAGGTGATGGAAAGGTTTCTTGGACTTAACCACATTGAGAAATGTACATCAGTTGCTTTGAAAGAAGCTTTGGTCTGCATGATTTCTAGCCACAAATTAAGCATCTCTAAGCTTCGTGGGCAGAGTTATGATGGTGCTTCCAATATGAGAAGGGAATTTAAAG ATAATTTGTCACGTGCTTTGCAAAGAAAGGATCAAGATAAGGTTGAAGCAATGCATTTGATCAATGGTGTGAAAGAACGCTTGCAGGATACAAGAGACAATGGATGGGAGCCATTATTCAAAAGAGTGAAGTCATTCTGTGATAAAAATGAGATTAAAGTGCCAAATATGGATGAGGAAGTGAATGCTAGAGGGACATATGCACGTCGAAGGCAAAAG GTTGCTCctagtgaagaagaagaataa